ATTTGGTGTGATCACATCGttatcttaatattttcttcttattttatctttatttgttatttaatgattttattttatccttTACACTACTTTTGTATTGAGCTCTATTTCATACTACTCCCTCCGTCTCATTTTAGTTATTAGgtatactaaaaatagttgtCCCAAATTAGTTatcaatttaaacaatcaagaaataataattatttttttcaactctACCCTTAGTAATTAAGTCATTTTGAAATGTAAAAAAAGTTATTGCTACAATTCTACTTTATTACTACAGTTTTTAGaaaagtcattttaaaattacaaGACTACTTCTCGTTAAGCTTTTGGTATTCCTTACCTATCATTCAATACAGAACACATCAATCAATGAGATTTAatgtataaatttaataatccATTAATAAAGACTAATTCCTGGAGAATATTTATAGTAGGGTTATATTAGTCAAATTGCATCccttattaatttttcttaagGGTTGTGCCAAACCTTATTCtgacaactaaaataaaatggagggagtatcaCTTAAATTGTAGATCTGTGACATTATGTAATAACGGAAAATGATACAATCTACTTAAATATTGTATTGCAAAAATTGAACCGACCAATAAATCGAATCGAAAAAAGTGCTATTTGTTTATTGCTAATAGATTATTGGGTTAACGGttatttaatggttttataaaaaaattattgagttaTTAGTTtggtattaattttttaatatttgattattaggtaaatcgataacccattaaaactataataatttactaatttaatttttagtttttactcatacacaaatatcaaacaaaaagtattaatataaatatataatcagtTAATCACTATATCATACTATGAagtttgagaatttaattaaaacataagagatataaaaataatttttatggtaaaaaaaataactttaagcacttgaaaaaaaaagttaaatccTTAACTTCATTTTTGACTAGGCTTAacgcccatccaaacgggctacacttatcttcttcttcatggTAAAGCAGCAATTTAGTTTTGAGCACTGTACAGTACTTTGCCACGAGACCAAATTCtccttcttcaattcttctatGTTGTTGCTAAAATGTTGAATTGTGAAGTAAAGCAATAAACTCCATTAATAGGCGTTTTCGAATTTCAGGCGCAAAATGGCTTCAATTTGCACTTCAAATTTTCACTTTTCATGCAGAAACAACCCTAGCCCTATTTCTCATCACCTACTATTATCTCCGTCTTCTCTATCCTTCTCCCGCTGCGGCGGATTGCGGTTGTGCCGTTGCGCGGCGGTGAAGACCGGTTCAGAGGGTGGAGGGATTCGGAGTGATAACGCGGAGCTTCTGCGGAAGCCGGTAATTTCGACGGAGTTGGAGACGGCGTCAGCTAGTGAGGAGTTGGTGAAGGAGGAATCGGATGATGAAGTGGGGAAGAAGGGCGGAAATGGAGAGGGTTGGGTTGATTGGGAAGACCAGATTTTAGAGGACACTGTACCGCTTGTTGGCTTTGTTAGAATGATTCTTCATTCTGGAAAGTAAGGTCTCAATTTTACTTCTTTTTCAGAATCTGCTAATGTTAGACTTGTTTACTGTTTCATATATGTATCCTATGTGTGTGCCTTTATCTCGGAATATAGGATACATGTGGATTTTCAATGTAGAGACTTTCTGCAACTGCTTCATGTTTCTTTCCAACTGGAAAAAAAACTACTGTATTATACGAACTAGcaataaaaaaaggaaacttGAAATGCAGGGAATACAAAGTAatctccctctctcttctttgACTGCTCATTCGTTGTAATTATGTTTGCAACGAATTACAACGAAGTCTTTGTTTATTCGATAGCAAAGGGCAATTAAGTTGTAATTATGTTTGACTTAAATGTCTGATGCTCATAACCATGCCCATATGCTCTGAAGAAATGGAACATTAGACTCCTCATAGGCTAAAGATGGACAACGTTAAGCTGCTCCAAGCAAAGGGAGCATTAGACCCCTCATGGAGCTTTCACGTAGTGACTTTATATGTCTTCTGCTTCAGCAATTCCAGTCCATTGAATCTTTTCTTATAGCTTTTCTGGTAAACTGAAACATGGGATGAAGATGAACTATGTTCAATCAGTTCACAATCTCAGTGAGTCAAGCTGTTATTTCGCCATCCATGTTGTTTGGTAGCTATAATAATTTATGTGGTTCTCTGTGAAAAGCAACTACTTTCTCATAGAAATAGATGTCGGCAACTTGGAGCGGAATACCTTACCTAGAAGCTTAGACAGTTTATGCCCTTATGAGTCATAAACGCCAACTCCCTCACAGTGCGAAAGCATTTGGTGAATGTTGACATCTGGTTGTTGAATAGTGCTGTGGATGAAGTGAGCCTTTGAACTGCTCAATCAAATCACCACATTGTTTTGCTGTTATCGCAGAACTAAAAATATTATCTTGGAGATTGTTGGTCATCAATCTGTTTTCACCccctcttccttttctttttttcaatgGAGTTACTTCTGAGTTGTTGACAGAGATAAGATACTTATCAACCTCTCTCTGAGAAGTGTATTTTACAAAAAGGTACTTGCCTCAGTCAGATGTCTTGTATgtcaatacaacaacaacaacccagtgaaatcccacaacgtgggatctggggagagtagagtgtacgcagaccttactcctaccaaggtaggacggctgctTCCTGGAGTACCACTATGCATACTAGATATAAAATGTTTAAATATTCCTACAATCTAACCCCAACCCCTGGAAAAGAACATTGAtatcatttcatttttatttttttcatttcatttgtTCAATCTATGAATTTTGCAGATATGCAATTGGCGATAGGTTAAGTCCTGATCATCAGAGAACAATTCTACAAAGGTTGCTTCCATATCACCCGGAATGCGAAAAGAAGATTGGCCCTGGAGTTGATTACATCACTGTATGCCATCCTCCTCCTCTTTGCTTCATTTACAGATCTGCCTGCATTGTTATCTCACATCGCATCTTTCTCTGTTCACTTAGTTCAATCTCTCTATCTGTCCACACACAAATGCTTCTTCTTGGTAGAACGACTGGATAACTACCTTGCATGCACTTGAAAGTTGAAACTAGTGTGAGCAATCTCAAACTAGaggtacaacaacaacaacaacatacccagtgaaatcccacaagtgggttctagggagggtagaatgtacacagaccttaccacaacctcatggagatagagaggttgttttcaaaAGACCCTTGACTCAAAAGTATCATCCCCAaataagagagagagaagaatcaatatatataacataacgGCAAAAACAAGCAACACAACacaatagcaataacaatagCAAAGTAATGAGATAATCAAAAGGCactaacaacacaactatagtggcacgcctagacctacgaccaacCCTAAACCGTCACAGGACAAGACACCATACTAttc
This region of Solanum dulcamara chromosome 9, daSolDulc1.2, whole genome shotgun sequence genomic DNA includes:
- the LOC129903645 gene encoding protein DCL, chloroplastic, with protein sequence MASICTSNFHFSCRNNPSPISHHLLLSPSSLSFSRCGGLRLCRCAAVKTGSEGGGIRSDNAELLRKPVISTELETASASEELVKEESDDEVGKKGGNGEGWVDWEDQILEDTVPLVGFVRMILHSGKYAIGDRLSPDHQRTILQRLLPYHPECEKKIGPGVDYITVGYHPDFESSRCLFIVRKDGESVDFSYWKCIKGLIRKNYPLYADSFILRHFRKQRRND